A portion of the Candidatus Binataceae bacterium genome contains these proteins:
- a CDS encoding ABC transporter substrate-binding protein — protein MNPQKSRRFALALLLGATLALGAVAGCRVERPSNQHEREQILYSATTSDPRTFNPILVTDSASGDAVGNLFEGLVRINPLTNLPEPGLAESWQVSEGGKVVTFHLRHGLKWSDGRPLTAHDVVFTMRVIYDPHVPNSVRPTLLVDGKPIKVEALDDYTVRMAMPRPFAPLLYSIGFDIIPAHVLGPAFEAGRFNQAWSIDTPPSKLVGQGPYRMTQYVQSQYVRFARNPDYWMRDENGRPLPRLNGQTLLIVQDQNAAYLRFLSGQIDVYTPRPEEVVDLRERQKRLGITLKRIGIDTGSLFFAFNRNPRHYIHNGVVDPRYRWFTDIRFMRALAHAVDKQGMINLCFHGLAVPAVSDVSPANKVFHNPNLKDYDYDLKEAAGILEAAGYHLIRPGVRVDPQGHRLEFNLTTNTGVNVRDQMCAIFKQDLASLGIKVNYRPLEFTTLVEKLDSNYDWDAVLIGFGGGGVEPNNAANFLRSSGNLHLWYPHEPQPATPWEAEIDRLLDEGTTVMDPLKRAPYYWRIQQILHDELPIIETVRQVHYQAWKNSLRNFQPTVWGFYKPEWIEFTPD, from the coding sequence GTGAATCCGCAGAAGAGCCGGCGCTTCGCGCTTGCGCTACTGCTTGGTGCGACGCTCGCGCTGGGCGCGGTGGCCGGATGCCGGGTTGAGCGGCCGTCCAATCAGCACGAACGCGAGCAGATTCTCTACTCCGCGACCACCAGCGACCCGCGCACGTTCAATCCCATCCTGGTCACCGACTCGGCCTCGGGCGACGCCGTCGGCAACCTGTTCGAGGGGTTGGTCAGGATTAATCCGTTGACCAATCTGCCCGAGCCAGGCCTGGCCGAGAGCTGGCAGGTCAGTGAGGGCGGCAAAGTGGTGACCTTCCATCTGCGTCACGGCCTAAAATGGTCGGACGGCCGGCCGCTGACCGCGCACGACGTGGTCTTCACGATGCGCGTGATCTACGACCCGCACGTGCCCAACAGTGTCCGGCCGACGCTGCTGGTGGACGGCAAGCCGATCAAGGTCGAAGCGCTGGACGATTACACCGTGCGGATGGCGATGCCGCGGCCGTTTGCGCCGCTGCTCTACTCGATTGGCTTCGACATCATCCCGGCGCACGTGCTCGGGCCGGCCTTTGAGGCCGGCCGCTTCAACCAGGCCTGGAGTATCGACACGCCGCCGTCAAAGTTGGTCGGCCAGGGGCCGTACCGGATGACGCAGTACGTGCAGAGCCAGTACGTGCGCTTCGCGCGCAATCCGGATTACTGGATGCGCGACGAAAACGGGCGGCCGCTGCCGCGGCTGAACGGCCAGACCCTGCTCATCGTGCAGGATCAGAACGCCGCCTACCTGCGCTTTCTCTCCGGCCAGATCGATGTTTACACGCCGCGGCCCGAGGAGGTCGTCGATCTGCGCGAGCGCCAGAAGCGGCTCGGCATTACGCTCAAGCGGATCGGCATCGATACCGGTTCGCTGTTCTTCGCCTTCAATCGCAATCCGCGCCACTACATCCACAATGGCGTCGTCGATCCGCGCTACCGCTGGTTCACCGACATCCGCTTCATGCGTGCGCTCGCCCATGCGGTGGACAAGCAAGGGATGATCAACCTGTGCTTCCACGGGCTCGCGGTGCCGGCAGTCTCCGATGTCTCACCCGCCAACAAGGTCTTTCATAATCCCAATCTCAAGGATTACGACTACGACCTGAAGGAAGCGGCCGGGATTCTCGAGGCCGCGGGCTACCACCTGATCAGGCCCGGCGTGCGGGTCGATCCGCAGGGCCACCGGCTCGAGTTCAACCTTACCACCAACACCGGGGTCAACGTGCGCGACCAGATGTGTGCGATCTTCAAGCAGGACCTCGCCAGCCTCGGCATCAAGGTTAACTACCGCCCGCTGGAGTTCACCACCCTGGTCGAGAAGCTCGACTCGAACTACGACTGGGATGCGGTGCTGATCGGTTTCGGCGGCGGCGGCGTCGAGCCGAACAACGCGGCCAACTTCCTGCGCTCGTCCGGCAATCTGCATCTGTGGTATCCGCACGAGCCCCAGCCGGCGACCCCATGGGAAGCCGAAATCGACCGCCTGCTGGATGAGGGCACGACGGTGATGGATCCGCTCAAGCGCGCGCCTTACTACTGGCGCATCCAGCAGATCCTGCACGACGAGCTGCCGATCATCGAAACCGTGCGCCAGGTGCATTACCAGGCGTGGAAGAATTCGCTGCGCAACTTCCAGCCCACCGTCTGGGGCTTCTACAAGCCCGAGTGGATCGAGTTCACGCCCGACTGA
- a CDS encoding ABC transporter permease: protein MANFLVKRLLNMIPLIIGITFLSFLVMSLVPGNFLSSLKLNPSISPEVIRQMEAQFGLDQPLMVRYGKWLWQVLHLNLGVSLTYRVNVTSLIAARALNTVILAAASMLFAWLVAIPIGIVVAVRQNSIWDRVLSFLAFFGMSVPNFFLAFLMMYLALRTGWFPVGGTYSVYYSSLGEWGRLADRLNHLILPVLVLGTAGMASLMRLMRSQILEIKNSEFVRTARAKGLSERVVIYKHVLRNALNPFVTLAGYGLADLLGGAALVEAVMNLQGLGLLLLDAVRSLDIYLVMGSVLMGTVLLLVGNLLADIALVAVDPRVDFSSLSAE, encoded by the coding sequence ATGGCTAATTTCCTGGTCAAGCGTCTGCTCAACATGATCCCGCTGATCATCGGGATCACCTTCCTGTCGTTCCTCGTGATGTCGCTGGTGCCGGGCAACTTTCTTTCCTCGCTCAAGCTCAACCCGTCGATCTCGCCCGAAGTGATTCGCCAGATGGAGGCGCAGTTTGGCCTGGACCAGCCCCTGATGGTGCGCTACGGCAAGTGGCTCTGGCAGGTGCTCCATCTCAACCTCGGAGTCTCGCTGACCTACCGCGTTAACGTGACCTCACTCATTGCCGCGCGCGCGCTCAATACGGTGATTCTCGCCGCCGCTAGCATGCTGTTCGCCTGGCTGGTGGCGATTCCCATCGGGATCGTGGTCGCGGTCAGACAAAACTCGATCTGGGACCGGGTGCTGTCGTTCCTCGCGTTCTTCGGGATGTCGGTGCCGAATTTCTTCCTTGCCTTCCTGATGATGTATCTGGCGCTGCGCACGGGATGGTTCCCGGTGGGCGGCACTTACTCGGTCTATTACTCGAGCCTCGGCGAATGGGGCCGTTTAGCCGACCGCCTCAACCATCTCATTCTGCCCGTGCTGGTGCTGGGCACGGCCGGGATGGCGTCGTTGATGCGGCTGATGCGCTCGCAGATCCTGGAGATCAAGAACTCCGAGTTCGTCCGCACGGCGCGTGCCAAGGGGCTGTCCGAGCGGGTGGTAATCTACAAGCACGTGCTGCGCAACGCGCTCAACCCGTTTGTCACGCTGGCCGGCTACGGGCTCGCCGACCTGCTGGGCGGCGCGGCGCTGGTCGAGGCGGTGATGAATCTCCAGGGGCTGGGACTGCTGCTGCTCGACGCCGTGCGCTCGCTCGACATCTACCTGGTGATGGGCTCGGTGCTGATGGGCACGGTGCTGCTGCTGGTGGGCAACCTGCTGGCCGATATCGCGCTGGTCGCGGTCGATCCGCGCGTCGATTTTTCCTCGCTCAGTGCGGAGTGA
- a CDS encoding DUF4292 domain-containing protein, whose translation MAALGALGLLAGCALTAPAPPALGAHASAALKALAAREGSLRSMQTGAVMEYSAADGHHFKTHEELALMRPASLRVEALSPFGATMVLAANDAGRLMIFDPAHNTMLAGEANAATLARYVRIPMAPAEAIDLLMGLAPDPAELATAPDSSAEEDGMTVLGWRLNDGGTRELGFAGGELGMVRERDGAGARRYEVRYADWRAAGNVSFPHKVEAQFPTSRITLRYEAPALNTTLPPALFVLTPGPATKQISIDAGAGAGAGSAG comes from the coding sequence GTGGCCGCCCTCGGCGCGCTGGGCCTGCTGGCCGGATGCGCGCTGACGGCGCCCGCGCCGCCCGCGCTCGGCGCTCACGCCTCCGCCGCGCTCAAGGCGCTCGCCGCGCGCGAGGGCTCGTTGCGCTCGATGCAGACCGGGGCCGTAATGGAGTACAGCGCCGCCGACGGCCATCATTTCAAGACTCACGAAGAGCTTGCTCTGATGCGCCCAGCGAGCCTGCGCGTCGAGGCGCTCTCGCCTTTCGGGGCAACTATGGTGCTGGCGGCCAATGACGCGGGCCGCCTGATGATCTTCGACCCGGCGCACAACACGATGCTGGCGGGCGAGGCCAACGCGGCGACGCTCGCGCGCTACGTCCGGATCCCGATGGCGCCGGCGGAGGCGATCGATCTCCTGATGGGCCTGGCGCCGGATCCCGCCGAACTTGCCACGGCACCGGACTCGAGCGCCGAGGAAGACGGGATGACCGTGCTGGGCTGGCGGCTCAATGACGGCGGCACGCGCGAGTTGGGCTTCGCCGGCGGCGAGCTCGGAATGGTGCGCGAGCGCGACGGCGCGGGCGCGCGCCGCTACGAAGTACGCTACGCCGACTGGCGCGCCGCGGGCAACGTCAGTTTCCCGCACAAGGTCGAGGCGCAGTTTCCCACCAGCCGCATCACGCTGCGCTACGAGGCGCCCGCGCTCAACACCACGCTGCCCCCCGCGCTCTTCGTCCTGACGCCGGGGCCGGCGACCAAGCAGATTTCGATCGACGCCGGCGCCGGAGCGGGAGCGGGATCGGCGGGCTGA
- a CDS encoding tetratricopeptide repeat protein, which yields MAKFPRLPALIAALALALAGCARVGARPKGPPAAVVLIPRSSFGGRPAVEIPEQAKAMGAFLQAEVATENGDRAKALEALEEAVQYDPGNATLRATLATMYIRNGRLQDALAQINEALKLEPGFARAHLLAAGIDTATGDDAGAEQQYKEVLRLRPKNQEAYLFLGTLYANRGDYEQARKTFEKLIELDPQSFLGYYYAGRTMLAAKDYPAAERYYKRALELNPQSELALLDKGSLREAQGKRDDAVAIYKKILQLNPDNDRARKRLAELYFAAHASAEAPVSQAPAPAKIEISPSDTRTKIGLLYFERGDFERAATEFNLVLGAQPDNYRVHYYLGTAYSEMNEFGKAAAEFDQVPADNVHYVESRLQLAYIYDKQQDYDRALGALRQALDKKPDNAEIMRFMVGVYEEKKDYPPAIELAKKMVSLEPNNDKYHFTLGALYDETKQKQLSIAEMRKAISLNPDNAQALNYLGYTYADAGERLDEAEKLIRRALKIEPEDGFYIDSLGWVYYRKGDYKKAVEQLEKAVNLTGDDPTITEHLGDAYARLGRYTQAGQQYEDALKRTKDPQQAAQLKRKLQALRNVGSASH from the coding sequence TTGGCAAAATTTCCGCGGTTGCCGGCGCTTATCGCCGCGCTGGCGTTGGCCCTTGCGGGATGTGCCCGTGTGGGTGCGCGGCCCAAGGGGCCTCCGGCGGCGGTCGTCCTGATTCCGCGGTCGTCCTTCGGCGGCCGGCCCGCGGTCGAGATTCCGGAGCAGGCCAAGGCGATGGGCGCGTTTCTCCAAGCCGAGGTCGCCACCGAGAACGGTGACCGCGCCAAGGCGCTGGAGGCGCTGGAAGAGGCGGTGCAATACGACCCGGGCAACGCCACGCTGCGCGCGACGCTGGCCACGATGTACATCCGCAACGGCCGCCTGCAGGACGCGCTCGCCCAGATCAACGAGGCGCTTAAGCTGGAGCCCGGCTTCGCCCGCGCCCATCTGCTGGCCGCCGGCATTGACACCGCGACCGGCGACGACGCCGGCGCCGAGCAGCAATACAAGGAAGTGCTGCGGCTGCGGCCCAAGAACCAGGAGGCCTACCTGTTCCTGGGCACGCTGTACGCCAATCGCGGCGACTACGAGCAGGCGCGCAAGACCTTCGAGAAGCTGATCGAACTCGATCCGCAATCGTTCCTGGGCTACTACTACGCTGGGCGCACGATGCTGGCGGCGAAGGACTATCCAGCCGCCGAGCGCTATTACAAGCGCGCGCTCGAGCTCAATCCGCAGTCTGAACTGGCGCTGCTCGACAAGGGGTCGCTGCGCGAGGCGCAGGGCAAGCGCGACGACGCCGTCGCGATCTACAAGAAGATCCTCCAGCTCAATCCCGACAACGACCGCGCGCGCAAGCGCCTGGCCGAGCTGTACTTCGCCGCTCACGCTTCGGCCGAAGCGCCGGTTTCGCAGGCGCCGGCGCCGGCGAAGATCGAGATCAGCCCGAGCGATACGCGGACCAAGATCGGCCTGCTGTACTTCGAGCGCGGCGACTTCGAGCGCGCGGCCACCGAGTTCAACCTGGTGCTCGGCGCGCAGCCCGACAACTACCGCGTCCACTACTACCTTGGCACCGCCTACAGCGAGATGAACGAGTTCGGCAAGGCGGCGGCCGAGTTCGACCAGGTTCCCGCCGACAACGTCCATTACGTCGAGTCGCGCCTTCAACTGGCCTACATCTACGATAAGCAGCAGGACTACGACCGCGCGCTCGGCGCACTCCGCCAGGCGCTCGACAAGAAGCCCGACAACGCCGAGATCATGCGTTTCATGGTCGGGGTGTACGAGGAAAAGAAGGACTACCCGCCGGCGATCGAACTGGCCAAGAAGATGGTCAGCCTCGAGCCCAACAACGACAAATACCACTTCACGCTCGGCGCGCTCTACGACGAGACCAAGCAGAAGCAGCTGAGCATCGCCGAGATGCGCAAGGCGATTTCGCTCAACCCCGATAACGCCCAGGCGCTCAACTACCTCGGCTACACTTACGCCGACGCCGGCGAACGCCTCGACGAGGCCGAGAAGCTCATCCGACGCGCGCTCAAAATCGAGCCCGAGGACGGCTTCTACATCGACAGCCTGGGCTGGGTGTATTACCGCAAGGGCGATTACAAGAAGGCGGTCGAGCAACTCGAGAAGGCGGTCAACCTGACTGGCGACGATCCCACGATCACCGAGCATCTGGGCGACGCCTACGCGCGCCTGGGGCGCTACACGCAGGCCGGCCAGCAGTACGAAGACGCGCTCAAACGGACCAAGGATCCTCAGCAAGCCGCGCAGCTCAAGCGCAAACTGCAAGCCCTGCGCAATGTCGGCAGCGCGAGCCATTGA
- a CDS encoding APC family permease, whose protein sequence is MATSSSSAAFSSAKGDASAPRLSSASGATGTRKLGLLALTCVIYLIVSGGAYGMEDAVRMAGPRLTLLLCLMVPLMLSLPTALMAAELNALMPVEGGFYFWVKEAFGPFAGFAEAYLTLLYTVVDMAIYPVLFTAYLAFLYPLGGGGQLAVGIALVWIAGLLNFLGVRPTGNVSILLMALLSAPFAALVAVGFGRLLHWHPPAGRLFGPDFATALGAGLSVVIWNFSGWENASVVAGEIRDARRTYLRALGIALPLVVLGYLLPLGVSLSGAHGGAKWETGFFSEEGYRMGGMLLGGALALGGTVSSFAIFEAAMLWVSRMPYVLACEGYLPPSLAELWRATETPGRSIFACCVLFTLLVPLGFTALVVLDVFFYMGALMLELGALVRLRRLHPAREGLFVIGGGTPALWLVVLAPTVTWLATFSLALAHGGARVDFIIAIVLAAAVWPAYALCRGIWGGPPAGEDVAGALSANSTS, encoded by the coding sequence ATGGCAACGTCCAGCAGCTCCGCGGCATTCTCCAGCGCAAAAGGGGATGCTTCCGCGCCCAGGCTATCCTCGGCGTCCGGCGCGACCGGGACGCGCAAGCTCGGGCTGCTCGCGCTCACCTGCGTGATCTATTTGATCGTTAGCGGCGGTGCCTACGGGATGGAGGACGCAGTGCGGATGGCTGGGCCACGGCTGACCCTGCTGCTGTGCCTGATGGTGCCGCTGATGCTGAGCCTGCCGACGGCGCTGATGGCGGCTGAGCTCAATGCGCTAATGCCCGTCGAGGGCGGCTTCTACTTCTGGGTCAAGGAGGCCTTCGGGCCGTTCGCCGGCTTCGCCGAGGCCTACCTGACGCTCCTCTACACTGTGGTTGATATGGCGATCTACCCGGTTCTTTTCACCGCCTATCTCGCCTTCCTCTACCCGCTTGGCGGCGGCGGCCAGCTCGCGGTCGGAATAGCGCTGGTCTGGATCGCCGGATTGCTCAACTTTCTTGGCGTGCGCCCGACCGGCAACGTGTCGATCCTGCTGATGGCGCTGCTGAGCGCGCCGTTTGCGGCGCTGGTCGCGGTCGGCTTCGGCCGGTTGCTCCATTGGCATCCGCCCGCCGGCCGGCTCTTCGGCCCTGACTTCGCCACTGCCCTTGGCGCCGGGCTGAGCGTGGTCATCTGGAACTTCAGCGGATGGGAGAACGCCAGCGTGGTCGCGGGCGAGATTCGCGACGCCCGCCGCACCTATCTGCGCGCGCTGGGGATCGCGCTGCCGCTGGTGGTGCTCGGATATCTGCTGCCGCTCGGCGTTTCGCTCTCCGGCGCCCATGGCGGCGCGAAGTGGGAGACCGGATTTTTCTCCGAAGAGGGCTACCGGATGGGCGGGATGCTGTTGGGCGGGGCACTCGCGCTCGGCGGCACGGTCTCGTCGTTCGCGATCTTCGAGGCCGCGATGCTGTGGGTGTCGCGGATGCCGTACGTGTTGGCCTGCGAAGGCTATCTGCCGCCGTCGCTGGCCGAGCTGTGGCGCGCTACCGAAACCCCGGGGCGCTCGATCTTCGCCTGCTGCGTGCTGTTCACGCTGCTCGTTCCGCTCGGCTTTACCGCGTTGGTGGTGCTCGACGTGTTCTTTTATATGGGCGCGCTGATGCTTGAGCTGGGCGCATTGGTGCGGTTGCGCCGGCTGCATCCAGCGCGCGAGGGGCTGTTCGTGATCGGCGGCGGGACGCCCGCGCTATGGCTGGTCGTGCTCGCGCCGACCGTGACCTGGCTCGCGACGTTCAGCCTTGCGCTCGCGCACGGCGGCGCCCGCGTCGATTTCATCATCGCAATCGTGCTCGCGGCCGCAGTGTGGCCCGCCTACGCGCTGTGCCGCGGAATTTGGGGCGGGCCGCCGGCGGGAGAGGACGTCGCCGGCGCGCTCAGTGCGAATTCAACGTCGTAG